A segment of the Gossypium hirsutum isolate 1008001.06 chromosome D10, Gossypium_hirsutum_v2.1, whole genome shotgun sequence genome:
GACTATCGAATATACACAATATTGAATACATATACATAGGAAATCTTGCTGTCTACCCAGAGGGTCAGTCTTTGGCTTCAAATGTTACAACAACATTTATGTTTATGTCCTATGTGAATACACAATATTGAATGCACATTATTTTCCATATTTACTAAATGGTTTGAGTACTCTTCAAAATACTTCTACATAAAAGTTTTAATGATAGTTGCAAATTTGTCAATCCCTCTGAAGATTACTTTTGGTGCTGCATTTGTTTGTTACTTTGCATATCCTTCAACAGGAAGGAGACTACCAATGGCACAAATCTATGCTTATTGTCCTCTTTTTGTTTCACATGTATTTAGTTCATGTGTGCATGCACTTAAACACATCTTAAGTGATGGGTTTCCCCGTAGTCTCCATGCTGCAATACCTTATATTGATTATAATGGCTAACACCCATTTGCTTTCTCTCTACGTCTCTCTTGATAAAGGATCCTGCCTTGTTTGCATATATCTGCCCACTTTGCCTTTCTTTGATCCTCACATAGAAGCTCATGTCATTTCAGGTTAAATGTAGGAATCTTGGCCAATGGAGCGATGGAGAAGAAATAAAAGTTCTTTATGATGTTTTGTCCTGCTGAAAGAAGACTAAAGAGTCAaagtattttcttttttgtaataTGAAGCATGAATTCCGGAAATGTTGCACTTTTTACAACAGTTGCTAAATGTTTACATTTCTCGAGTGGTGTATTCGAGATTTGTTGCTTTCAAATTCTTTGTGGCCTATTTGCTTAGTGTGTCCAGATCATGAAGAGTCTATGAATTATTTTGAGTTTGAGTTTGAAATGGGGTTTGGTAACCAAGTGAAAATGCTCCTTCCCTCCCTTCACCACCATGCTATTCATAATCCTTCCATCTTCAAACAAACTCTCCATCACTGCTAGAAGATGCCCATACTCAAATATACTGCCCTTATGCCGTTGTAGCATCAGGATTCTGACCTTTCTTAAGGCGTATCAGTTGGCAACTTGTACAGGATCTGCATCTTTGAGCTCCCCTTTCCTACATTTGATGTTTAGAATTCAAAAACGAAACCAGTTGGATGCAGGATCTCCTCCATCAGTTGCCCGGATAAAAAGGCACCTGCTTTTCCTGTCTGACGATGGTAGCAGAGATACCAAATTATTGGATTATAAGCAGCACTAGCTTCCTTGTCCAATGAATTTTTATGGACTCAAGACAATTTCCTTGTAAATCAGCTCTTTAAATAACCTCAATCTGCATCTCAATACCCCTTCTTTACGATGGAAATAGTGGGGTCATTGCCAATGTCAAGAAGGTATTTGTGTTGATTGTTGGTGTTATGATTAAGAGATGACATCATTGATTAGACCACTTGAGAGTAGGTATTGGTAATGTTAATGATAGTAGAAGAGGAGACGCTTTCCAAAATGGACAGCACAGCACAGCACAACACAGCACAGACGTCTTCAATTAATTATGTTGTTTCTAAGACTTAGACAAACATACAGACAAACAGAGTTGTATCCCATCTATACGATCTAGCTATTTATGTGTGGTGCACCCAACACAACAGTTCACTGATGCTCAATATTTAAATAAGACATCAATCACATTGTGCGCTTTGTGTGTTGGATTGGTGGCGGCCGAACCATTACTATAACTTCGTTTCACTGTAATAAAACTGAATAATTAATACTCCTCTTCTCCGCTTGGCTCCCCTGCCTATGCCTACGTCATTGCCAGCTTTTAAATTTGGTGGGAAAGATACACAAAGGCACCACTTCAACCACCAACCAAACTAATCAAGTCATAGCATAACAGAAAAGGCTTCTTTTCTTTGGCTTTAGCAGCATCATAAAGCAGCAAAGGCAATATCCCATAGGTTTCTGACATGGAATAAATGTTTGTTTTATGCTCCTGTGAAGGCTTTTGACCATCTGTAGATGACCCCATATTAACACAGCACTCAAAAGAATTATGATTTCATTATTTCAGCTAGATAAGAGCTAAACAACTACACCTTCCTCTCTGCCCTTCGCCTTGGAACAGCATCAGTAAATGCCCAACTTTTAAGCCGAGGAGAAGTCTAGCTAATAGCAGCACTAAAGGTGGAAGATAAAAGAAGATTGGCTTAATTGCTATTTTTCACACGACATGTTCTGTAAATGCATAATTGATTGTGGCGGTTCTACAAATCAAAGCCCAACCACATGCATAGCCTTACAGGATCACTTCGGTTGAACCCAAAAGTAAATATCATTCCAGTAATCCTGCTCTTGTTTCTTTCAAGTACCTATGGTAGCTACAAAGATGATATCTGGGGTGATATTGTGCCAATAACTGTTAGATAATTCTTCTTGGAAGATATACAGCAAAGATACATAACAAAGTGGAAATGCAAATATTTGCCCTTATagcctatatatatatacttacccgCGCTATCCAAAATGCAATTTTATGTAGACAGTAAAGAGAACAAGAATCTTCATTACAAAAAGGTAATGCTGAAACTGTAGAAGGTGAAAGTACATGAGGTTGAAGAATACACACCATGTAGATGATGAAGACAATGACCAATGCAACACTGAAACAATTTCTATCAATATCGTAAAACAAATATTGTGGTAAGGCAACTATTTGCAGCACAAAAGGTAGAAAACAAGATTTGTATCATATTGCCATTCTTCACAGTCCACTATAAAACAATGACAACTTTGGTATTGCATACTGGACTGCTACAGTTTTATGAAAGCAGTATCATAAGCTGCTATAGTCTACAAAGCAAAGCCTATCACATGCACAGCCTTACAAGATCACTTGggtagaaaaagaaaaacaccaTTCCAGTAGCTATAAAAATGATCATTTCGATTCCTATAGTAGCTATAAAATTAATAACTGGTGTAATATCAAGCCTACGActattagaaaatttcttctacGTAAGCCATGGTTATATGGCAGAGATAGATACAAAAAAGGGAAGCAGATActattttctttctagaaacaACATGAACTAGTCTTGTCTagcaaaaagggaaaaaagtAGCCATAAAGAAGCCTATGTCTCCGGAAGAACTCAAGAAATACATCATGGGAAAGGCCAAGATTACTGAACCCGCAAAGACATGCTTAACCACACTACCAAATGCAATTTTAAGTAGAAAGTAAAGAGAAGAAGGCTGTTGATGCCTTGAATAGAATGATGTACATCTTAAATTATACGCCTGCTCAAGTAAATTGGATTTGAGAGGAATTATTCAAGATGCAAATATTTCGGCATATTACATGTTGCAATAATGGCTGGACAGAAACGTTAACATCCACTATTCTATACAAGATAGTTATCCATTCAAAGATACTCTCTTTTGTCTTCCAAGAACTTCATCTCTTCTTCATCAAGACTCAAGAGACGTATTGCACCTACATTCTGATGATCAGGGATGTGACAAAGTAGTTACCAATTTGAAGATTCTCTATTCTGTCTTCCAAGTACTTTCATCTCTTCTTCATCAAGACTCAAGAGATGTAAGTCGTATTGGACTTGCATTCTGGTGAGCAGGACTTTTTTTATGTGACAAAACTAGAGTCAAGGTGGAAAAATAGAGTTTAGTGGCCAAGTTTGAGGGCAAATGTAGAAAGCATTGTTCAACAATTAACTACCCTTCCAACTTGATAAAGTCCATCAGAAAATTATATTTAGCAATGAAGTCTACAAACAAAATTGGCATTCAAGATAAGCAGATTTCAGGGAAGAGAAATGTTCATCATTTATATCAGACCAGAAGGATTTCCTACAAGCACTTTCAAGAGACTACACTTGAGGGGAGTAGGACCTTAGAAAAGTAAAAAGGAATCAATGTTTTGGCGTTACCAAAATATTTAGAGATCAGTATAATTTTTAATGTAGACTTACTACTTACCACATACATCATGATGTCACAAAAGATGCAAAAGGGGCTTCACAATTGCTACACTTCAAGAAGCAAGCAAAAATAACGGAAGATGTTGAAGATGGCCAAACTGCATCAACCAAAGAAGATGAGTTCCAAAAGTTCCTAATCCCTGCTGTGGTTAAAATTTAAGGGGAAAAGTCTCGGAGTCTGCTCCACCTCCTCTATGTCATATATACCTTATTTTCTTACTGATATAACATTTTTTTAGAACTTCTTTTTACAGAATAACTTTCCTTGCAGACCATTAACCTTCTTAAGACTACCATTATAGAAAGAACAAACATTTGTTTCTAGCTCAGCTACCTTAAGCAAGAAAAAAGATCACAGAATGCACAAGGATTACCAAAATTGGCTACAGGCGAAGAAGTTGGAATAAAGTTCTCTGTAGCACAgctaaccaaaaattatagacagagtaaaacataaaattataactCAGAGCCACACATGTCCAAGCCTAACATTTGCCTCAAACCAACGGTAGTTGGAGTCAAGCTTTAACATCAGCTTTGCTTTGATTACAAAGCAACCTTTTCATCCTACATTCGACAGAAACAGACAAAAGTAAATCCAAAAACACAAGGCACCCCAGgaagaaaaaaaaggttttatTCCATACGAATGAGACAACTAAAATTCATGACATATAGAATAAAATCATTTCGGCTAAATGCACACCACAATGAATCATAGAATTATGAAAAGATTTTTGAGCAATAATAACAGACCTACACAAAAAAGAATCCTATATTACCCACACTACAACCGAGAGGTCACCAAGAACAAACCGctagaaagaaaaagaatgggTGTGAGGCTGTGACCAGAAGAATTACTGAATACAGGAAAATGCTCGTATGAGGGTTAGGGCACATATTCGTTCTCAAGAGTTGGTTGAGTCCGAGTGACCGTTGCCGACGGTGCTTTTGTATCCCCAACGGAGGTCATATGTAGTGCTTCTCCCACTTCAGCAGCCTTTTCCATCTCTTGCATTTTCTTTCTCCGCTTGCATTTGCGTGCCCAGAGTACAAGGAATCCCAAGAATGCCAGCAATGCCACTCCACCCACAACAGAAGCAACAATTATCCATGTTCTTCTATTACTCTCCTTTCCTTCACTTCTGGTTGGTGGGCTTGGTGGCGCAATTGACTCAGTAACGATAGAAAAATGCCCCTGTTGGATAGTTGAACACTCATTGGCTGATGTCAAGTTACTTAATTTAACCAAACCATGTAAATCAAACCAAACACACTTGGGCAGTGACCCATTGGGAGCCAATCGAACATCTGAAAACTTGATTTTTATAGGATCCCCAGATGCTCTTAAATCCAATTCCGGCAAATTGGTAGCCGATAAGTTAGAAGCATCATAAGCAAGAAGACCCAGAACAGGAGCGAGATAGGTGTAGTTGGGAAGCGAATAATACCGCAGGGACCAATTGCCCAAGTTCTGGTAAACCAAAACAAGCCTTTCCACATAAGGTTGCTCCACAACTCCAATGGGGATCTCGAACTCCTTGTACATCCTCACACCCCTGGTCCGCAAGCTACCACTCCTCAACCTCATTGCTGTAATGCTAATCCCAGTGAAATTAGAAGGAACGCGGGCATCGTAGGGCACTCCAGTCCTAGGGCGTACAAAGGCCCTGTAAGCATAGTCTTGAAGGAGCGCATCCAGGGCTCTGGCGGCGCTTGTCGAAGAGGCATTAGCATCAAAAGATTGAACCAGTAGAGGCGAGACTAACAACAAGCAGATAAACACAAGGAGCATCGCGAGACTCGGAAGCAGCGGGACGGAAGCACGAGTGTCGAAATTCATTTATAATGCAAGCGGGTAAGCGATGTGACGGGGGCAAACAGGAAACGGCATTGAAGCAATTGCATGAGCTTTCAAGGAAAACAGTGATAAAAACAACTGTCAAATAAGCAGATCCatagttgaaaaaaaaagagaaaaaaaaggtaaaCTTAGGATTCTGTTTTGAACATCAACTTGTAGAAGAAGCTGAGAGGCGAAGAGAGTAAAGCGAGAGGGAgcagaaaaggaaaggaaaaaggaaggaaacaaaaaaaaaaaatactgcTAACGGTAGTAGAATGAGTCGCAATCCTTGGAATTGATTAGCAAAATCAAAACCATAAACGATGAAAATGAGCTAGATTTGGGCAATCTGGGGGATGCCCAATATTCACACTCGTTTaccacaaaaattttcaaaaaaaaaatggagaaacgCTCTACTGCATGTTTATATAAATGCAACGGACATACATACATacagagagagaaagagagaggagagaaaagagaaaggaaagagaaaagaagagaagagaaaggggttttttcctattattatttttaatttttatttacagGTTGTATGAAGTAGTAGTTGCATAAGcagtagtaaaaataaaataaaaaaaatctcttaAACCCCACTGTCCACATGCTtgctttgcttttattttttaggtgttttgtttgtatggggtttttttttttctctctctctccatACTTAGTGCTACCACATTATTTGCTTTCTTCAGCTCCTAAGGCGAACGTGTCCCTCTCTAACTTTTGTCTTTCtttctattctttatttttttttcccttAGCTTGAATTAGCTTAGGTTGCTGTGAACATATGAACTATATAGCAAACAATGAAAGAAAGAACCTACACAATTGAAATTTGTTTCTTGAGTCTCAATCTCAGTGGGGATGGTTGTTGACAACAAAGTGGAAAGTCTAAAATGTAAACTCATGTGTCAAGGAAATTGTCTTCCACTCTCAATCAATCGCTTAATCCCCCCCcccatttacttatttatttcatagtaattcatatatatatacatagtttcATAATTCGTATATTACCAACAACTGGCTTCCTCGGGATTTTAGTCACGATGGCATTAGGGGTAACATcaagttatatatattagatgGAGTTGGAGGCTATGGCCAAAGCTAAAGTCAATTTACGAAGAATAGTGACCGGAAGTCAAAACACCGACAAACTTGGTTCAAAAAACAAACCCAAGAAACGAAAATAGTGGCTAGTTGGAAGATTACATATAAGGGGGATGTTTCACAATGATACAGTGATTCCTACCTTTACAATAGTATGGAGATTGACAAATTACACCACAATCTCTaaaggataaaaaaaaaagaaaagattgatGGATGGAAGACCTTAGAGTTTCGATAACCATATCCTTCTACTACAAAATTACTATGTTGATTTCTGGCCTATAGATtataatttaacaaaacaaaGTTTTTGGATCACCATACATGGGCTTCTTATATAGTAATGGAAGTGGTAGTGAAAATGAGATTTGCTGCTATTATTGGGACTTTCGTTATTGCTGATGTTTTAattcatgttcaaataatttcttgaattgcTTTTTCATTCTCGCGCTTAAACTGATTTCCAAATCGATCTTTGGACAACATTCTGGACATGACTTCAAGACAACTCAAGTGAAGTTAGATGTTGCATTTTGACTTTTATCTCCATATTTACTTTTTTCATAAGCAAATGATTCTCCTAACTTAATTTATCTCTTTCAGAACTATAATGATCAAATTTTACTGATTGACTAAACATGAAGATCGGCATGTCTTATCTAATAAAACTTATTATTATCCTTTAAGAATTTATcttgtggattaaattgatgaattacTTAGCTCATAAGGCTTTATCTTTGAATAAATATTGGAGGTAAATATCTTGGattattattcaattaaaatgataaatttatctacaaaaaaaatcattaaggGAAGCAATCGTATTGTGCATATAAATAGGTCGTTTATTCACATATAGAGATACATATTTTGGATAGTGTTTGTGTTGGTATTGCTTGTCTCTTTGCTATTGTGTTTTGAACTCATTTTCTAGGCAATATTAAAGAGACTTGAAACTATTGTAAGCGAGGTATTTGAGTGAGTGATTGTAACAAGTTGGAGTTATTTATTAGGGCTACAATTACTTGTGTAGGGTAGATTGGGATTTACTTGATAGATTACTGAACTAATGTTTGAATAAACTATTCTGAGTAAGGCGCCATAGAGTAGGATTATTTTTGAACTGCGTTAACAAATGTCGTGTATTTATATCTCTCTTTACCATAACTGTTTTTTATCTTTGTTCACTATTTTGTTCAAACTTGTGTTTAGACATTAGATTAGACATTAGTTTGAacaataagtaaattaattgttttttcAACTACAAAAATTGATGATTGGGAATGGAGAATTAAAGTTCCACAACTTCaaatacaattataattaaaaaaaagtaataaaaacaaGGAAAGAATTTCCCCAAAGGCACAATTTtattaatagaaaattttgaatattgacGAGGAAACATGCTTTTGATAGAAAAAGTTACAAGGGCATTTATTAAAGTATTAAACAAGGCTTAAGTCGGAAATGGTGGATGACATGAGGATTGTTCTAGCAATCATAATGACGGTAACAACGGGTTCTAGGTACACAATTTTTTAGGATTGTGGTAAGGAGTTGTTTATTTATCGTTATTGTTATAAGAAGTTGATTAAAGATGATGCGAGGCAAAACTAGCTAATTACCATTATCTCTAGTTACAAGTTTATTAAAGGTGATGTAAAATAAGCTATCtccttatttttatataaaaaaacatgttttCTTATCGATTTAATAAACTTGGAGATTTAGGgttaaaaatattgtattttacaaaatttaatatCAGAGCTCAGCTCAACTACTCCACTATATACCTTGGTAAAGGCATTTGAGGTTTAGCAACTTTACCTTATGtctaaagaatttgtgatttactgTGATCATAAGtcgtttaaaattttaaaagaacaagGTAAATTCAATAACAGACTTGCAAGGTAAATTCAATAAGAGACTTGCAAGGTAAATTCAACAAAAGACGCTTTACCTCATAGATATTATTTGATTATTACTTTCAATACTTGGCTACTAGGATTTGAACATATTAAATAACTTTatgctaatgattctgactttaCTAGCATTTATGATGAAAATTGgtgatattaataaattttataaacataatGAATTTTTGTTTGGAAATGATAAActttacatgtaacacccctcacccgctCCGGTCGCTGGACCCAagctataggatgctacaatAGTTAACAAAGCATAACACATACAAATTCAGCTTTCAACATTCAATTAAGTAATAAAACATTCTATAATTTGAGCATAACATGATTTATAAGCAAATTCGAGTCTTAAACGATCTTATGAAAGCTAAAACTGAGGGACATAAATGCATAAATTCACCAGAAAATTACACAGTCGTGTAGCTAGACTGTGTAACCTACTAAAATCACGTGAAAATTAGATAACTAAATCAACAGTGCTCATTTGGGCATGTGGTCGGCCCATGTGACATTCGGGAACAGTGTGTACACATGCTTCCTAATTTTTAAATAGCACACGATCGTGTCACTAACCTATgtatgacacacgaccatgtgtccaaCTGTGTAGTGCAACAAATCACTAAATTCATAGCACATCTCAACCATTACAATGGGACCTAAAATGTACATTTTCTGTTACACCCGATTTCCACTAAGTctgaaaatttagaaataattgaggggttaaattgaaataagCCATAAACTAGCAGCCACTGCTGAAAACTTAGGGAAACTTAATGACTGAATTGGACATTTTTGAAATCTAATTTTGGTTCGATTGGATTAAAATTAGCCGGTCtgttagtgggagacaaaatgattatcaATGGATGGTTTCTATACATTTGAAGACCATGCATAAGGGGCTATAAATAGATGAGAAGTGAATTCTCAAGTGGACTCCTCTTAATTCTATTTCATTCTCTCCTCTTATTCATCTTCCTTGGTTGCTCTGAAGTAGAGATAATTATGGAAGCTTTGTATGGAGCAGTGATCACGAAGGTTGAGTCAGATAAGTAGAGAATCCAATAAGCTGGTAAGGTTCTAAGTCCTTTTGTGTACATAAGATTTAGAAAACAAAGCTAAGGGGCTTCAGAACCATTCTAGAGGTTCTACATGTTTCTGGAAAACTAAGTTTTAAGCTAAGAATACTAAGTCTAATTCATGATTTTGGTTGTTATACTTAGTTGCCAAGAGAAGGAAAGCTCTGGCGATTGGAAAAGCTAAGTTGATAAGACGAAGAGGCATCAAGTAAGTTTCTTCTTAACATATCGGGAATGTTGAGTGGTTTTCATGACTTTGAGTTAAAATCTAGAATGATGAATGATCTTTGTTAAATGTGTATGCTATGCATGAGTAGGATTGTATGCTATATGGGTGTCCACCAAAGTAGTTCAATATGCATAAAATAGTTatgatttcatgttttaatagATAGCGTACCCCATGATAGTATGTAAGTGAGATGCAAGCATAATTATAATTATGAAGCATAAAAGGGAATTGTCGACGGGTTCGATAGAGTTAGGATTGGGAAAGGGTGATTTTGTTATATACCGTTGTATGGTGTTACTATGTGCAAACCATGATTTGTAAAGTTTCGGGCATTGCAGAGGGGATACTgtagtgttcgagcatcaaggttacGAATGGCGAAATAAAGGAATGGGTAGAGGAATAGaagaaaattaaatttctattaGATACCATCATCCAGGATTACTAAGAGCAAATCGTGATGTGCGAAGCTCCGAACCTTTACAGGGGGCACTTCAGTGTTCGATCATCaatgtaaaatgtaaaaaaaatgatatcGACTAGTTTTTCGAAGCGACACCTCCAAGAGCTTTAAGGTGTAAGgccatagctcgactatggcgACCAATGAAGTCTGTTAGGATATTAAATAAGGGGTtatatagtgtaagaccatagctcgactatggcaaCCAATATAATCCGTCGGAACAGTAAACATGAGATAGTCCACTGGGATAGAAAACACAGGGTAGTCCACCAAGACATTAAAGATGAGGTTAAGTTGCGAAGAATTGCAGCTTGGCTATGAAAGAGTATGATAGTCTGTCGGGATAGTAAGCACAGTCAAGATAGAAATTGTGGAAGAGACACGGAATCTTGAGAAAGGAGGTTGATGGAAATGTGTAAGTGTAAGTGTAAGTAATGATGAAACGATAATTAGTCAGCAAATCAGTGTTGAATCTGTcgaataaagaaattgaaaagaaacaaTCAGCCAAAACAATAATCATAGGAGCCGGTAAGGCATATGGGTGGTAAACCGGTAGAAATCACTCATGGGAACTAATAAGTCAGTAGTACTCGGTGTTTAGGCAAACAAAAGAGTGTTTACCTGAGGATCGTAGATAAGGATCCGTTATAAAGAAGCACCATAGAGTGCTCAGAATATCCCTATACGCTAGAAATTGGTCATAAGTCCACTGGTTAATCTATAAAGAAAAGAGGGGTTAGTCAAAACCCAAAGATAGAGAGAGTTACATTAAGGGACATACTAAGTGACAAGTATGTTtgtcaagactattcctctttaAGGAGGAAACTATTGAGGAAGTATCAGCTAAATAGATTGTTCCGTATGGAACCAATATGTAAGAGAAATCGTGAACTCCGATGGTTACTTAAATGATAGTTTTCTAAGTACAGTAGGCCAAATCAGTCCATAGCATACGAACATGTTACGTTCAAGAGCCAGGTAACGCAAACAAGGTGGGTTACAAGGGTGTAAGCCGATCACTACTTAACCCAAGTAGGACCTAGTTCGTTAGAGAGACGTAGGTCCTCGTTATATAACCTAGCAAATGAAATGTTAGAAAGTCCTTTAGGACTACGGTAAGAAAATCAGTCTGCTAAGGGTCAGCCATATATGGAATGTTATATGGAATATTTGCTAAGGTGAACATAACTAGAGGAGCCATTCAAAGGGTAGGCCGAAAGACTACCTTGTAAATGTAAGATGGAAACAAGAATCTACACTAGGATAGGAAAGAAAGGAAAACCCAAGTAAAATAAGGGTGG
Coding sequences within it:
- the LOC107914514 gene encoding uncharacterized protein; translation: MNFDTRASVPLLPSLAMLLVFICLLLVSPLLVQSFDANASSTSAARALDALLQDYAYRAFVRPRTGVPYDARVPSNFTGISITAMRLRSGSLRTRGVRMYKEFEIPIGVVEQPYVERLVLVYQNLGNWSLRYYSLPNYTYLAPVLGLLAYDASNLSATNLPELDLRASGDPIKIKFSDVRLAPNGSLPKCVWFDLHGLVKLSNLTSANECSTIQQGHFSIVTESIAPPSPPTRSEGKESNRRTWIIVASVVGGVALLAFLGFLVLWARKCKRRKKMQEMEKAAEVGEALHMTSVGDTKAPSATVTRTQPTLENEYVP